A window of Corallococcus macrosporus DSM 14697 contains these coding sequences:
- a CDS encoding FecR domain-containing protein encodes MADSRPSRRQAPFLIGLALILAALPVGWFVFLRQPPPPPPPPVAPPVVEAPAVHKPLELELTQVSGKVEVQNTDGTWREATVGTTLRRDERVRTDDGSYAMLIGGEAVEVHMDPGTEISVDALTESLSRILLQRGMATAVVRPGQRHTFEVKAANSDATATLQQAGEFTMSNNGEGTVAVGTREGEVTLVGQGKVVIVRAGQQAVVRPGQAPSEPSAIPTSLLLKVDWPTERTRRQRELVVRGQASPGSRVQVDGVTVTSDAEGNFQRKVVLREGRNTVDVQAHGVGRTRQQDTKDVVVDTTPPPLKTDTENIWNQ; translated from the coding sequence ATGGCTGATTCCCGCCCATCGCGCCGTCAAGCGCCCTTCCTCATTGGCCTCGCGCTGATTCTCGCGGCGCTGCCGGTGGGGTGGTTCGTCTTCCTGCGCCAGCCGCCACCGCCGCCCCCTCCGCCCGTGGCGCCCCCCGTCGTGGAGGCGCCGGCGGTGCACAAGCCGCTGGAGCTGGAGCTGACGCAGGTGTCCGGCAAGGTGGAGGTGCAGAACACGGACGGCACGTGGCGCGAGGCCACGGTGGGCACGACGCTGCGCCGCGACGAGCGGGTGCGCACCGATGACGGCTCGTACGCCATGCTGATTGGCGGCGAGGCGGTGGAGGTGCACATGGACCCGGGCACGGAAATCTCCGTGGACGCGCTGACCGAGTCGCTCTCCCGCATCCTGCTCCAGCGCGGCATGGCCACCGCCGTCGTGCGCCCGGGACAACGGCACACCTTCGAGGTGAAGGCGGCGAACTCGGACGCGACGGCCACCTTGCAGCAGGCCGGCGAGTTCACCATGAGCAACAACGGCGAGGGCACCGTGGCCGTGGGCACGCGCGAAGGCGAGGTGACGCTCGTGGGCCAGGGCAAGGTCGTCATCGTCCGCGCCGGGCAGCAGGCCGTCGTGCGGCCGGGACAGGCGCCGTCGGAGCCGTCCGCCATCCCCACCAGCCTCCTGCTCAAGGTGGACTGGCCCACCGAGCGCACCCGCCGCCAGCGCGAGCTCGTCGTGCGGGGCCAGGCCTCACCCGGCAGCCGCGTGCAGGTGGATGGCGTCACCGTCACGTCCGATGCGGAGGGAAACTTCCAGCGAAAGGTCGTCCTGCGCGAGGGCCGCAACACGGTGGACGTCCAGGCCCACGGCGTGGGGCGCACCCGACAACAGGACACCAAGGACGTCGTGGTGGACACCACACCCCCGCCCCTCAAGACGGATACCGAGAACATCTGGAATCAGTAG